One Pyrococcus furiosus DSM 3638 genomic region harbors:
- a CDS encoding DUF655 domain-containing protein, with product MDYHRRHPYHHSIKKKMNVEYEEYAYVLDYLPNGYPDLRTGHYLGKPVAQVIGEKAFTLLEVTPKVDLMLYERVYVGKGERDKVLKINKKLTYDELTDTAKAELPYVLEEIVKNNEDRFVKFFNIAPPITNRLHSLELLPGIGKKHMWEIIEEREKKPFESFEDLKKRVKGLPDPVKMIAKRILEELQGKDKYRLFVGSNRIFRE from the coding sequence ATGGATTATCACAGAAGACATCCGTATCATCATAGCATAAAGAAGAAAATGAATGTTGAGTATGAAGAATATGCATATGTATTAGACTATCTTCCAAATGGTTATCCTGATCTAAGAACAGGCCACTATCTTGGAAAACCTGTAGCTCAGGTGATAGGAGAAAAAGCATTCACATTGCTAGAAGTTACCCCCAAAGTTGACCTAATGTTGTATGAGAGGGTGTATGTGGGAAAGGGGGAGAGAGACAAAGTACTAAAAATTAACAAAAAGCTAACATACGATGAACTAACAGACACTGCAAAAGCCGAACTCCCTTATGTCCTGGAAGAAATTGTTAAGAACAATGAAGATAGATTTGTAAAGTTCTTCAACATAGCTCCTCCAATAACAAACAGGTTGCACAGTTTGGAGCTCCTCCCAGGAATAGGAAAAAAGCATATGTGGGAAATCATTGAGGAAAGAGAAAAAAAGCCATTTGAAAGCTTTGAAGATCTTAAAAAGAGAGTAAAAGGACTTCCAGATCCAGTAAAGATGATTGCAAAAAGAATATTAGAAGAGCTGCAAGGAAAAGACAAATACCGACTATTTGTAGGGAGTAATAGAATATTCCGTGAATAG
- the rsmA gene encoding 16S rRNA (adenine(1518)-N(6)/adenine(1519)-N(6))-dimethyltransferase RsmA codes for MRDKLFYFLSKYNFSPRDKIGQNFLIMRDVIIKAVETSEIKKSDVVLEVGPGFGFLTDELSKRAGKVYAIELDKRIIEILENEYNWENVEIIQGDAVKIEWPEFNKVVSNIPYQISSPFTFKLLKHDFEKAVVMYQLEFAKRMVAKPGDRNYSRLSLMVNALANAKIVMKIGRGAFYPKPKVDSALVLIVPKPKDERIELNENLVKALFQHRRKLVSKALKESCHMLGINKKELKTLKNILENVPHAKKRVFELTPEEVKEIEEFLKIQGIIN; via the coding sequence ATGAGAGACAAACTTTTCTATTTCCTCTCCAAATACAATTTTTCTCCTAGAGACAAAATAGGCCAGAATTTCCTAATCATGAGAGATGTTATCATAAAAGCCGTTGAAACATCTGAAATCAAGAAAAGCGATGTAGTTTTAGAAGTAGGTCCAGGGTTCGGCTTCTTGACAGACGAGTTATCAAAAAGAGCTGGGAAAGTCTATGCAATAGAGCTGGATAAAAGAATCATTGAAATCTTGGAAAATGAATATAACTGGGAGAACGTTGAAATCATTCAGGGAGATGCTGTAAAAATTGAATGGCCCGAATTCAACAAGGTTGTTTCTAACATTCCCTATCAGATTTCTTCTCCCTTTACCTTCAAACTGCTGAAGCATGATTTTGAAAAAGCTGTTGTTATGTACCAACTGGAATTTGCAAAGAGAATGGTTGCAAAACCTGGAGATAGAAACTATTCAAGACTTTCCCTAATGGTGAACGCTTTAGCAAATGCTAAAATTGTAATGAAGATAGGAAGGGGGGCATTCTATCCAAAACCCAAGGTGGATTCTGCATTAGTTCTTATCGTTCCAAAACCTAAAGATGAGAGAATAGAGTTAAATGAGAACTTAGTAAAAGCTCTGTTTCAGCATAGGAGAAAGCTAGTGTCAAAAGCCCTCAAGGAGTCATGCCACATGCTTGGAATAAACAAAAAGGAACTAAAGACATTAAAAAACATTCTAGAAAATGTACCGCATGCAAAGAAAAGAGTGTTTGAACTTACCCCAGAAGAAGTTAAAGAGATTGAAGAATTTCTAAAAATTCAAGGAATCATTAATTAA
- a CDS encoding IS6-like element ISPfu2 family transposase, whose translation MKAESILYSLISVLKPFRRNKIPPEKKIRAVELYLRGLSYRQVGKILKISHTTVWEAVQKLAEAVYQPTLLAVRKQRNFIAVDETVVKINGEKRFLWAALDVESREVLAVWITTTRNWWIARDFILVVLKSCKGQPVFLVDGGKWYKSAFKSLGLDFVHVTFGPRNCIERWFRTLKERTKRFWNNFRARDWRRVHRFVFLFAFWYNFVRFHSRFGCPPGDVTEWLQEVMPQLS comes from the coding sequence ATGAAGGCTGAGAGCATTCTATACTCACTGATTTCAGTCTTAAAACCTTTTCGCCGCAACAAAATCCCACCAGAAAAGAAAATCAGAGCAGTAGAACTATACCTGCGAGGCCTCAGCTACAGACAAGTCGGAAAAATCCTCAAAATCAGCCACACAACAGTCTGGGAGGCAGTTCAAAAACTAGCAGAAGCAGTTTACCAGCCAACACTCCTCGCAGTAAGAAAACAGAGGAATTTTATCGCAGTTGATGAGACTGTCGTAAAAATCAACGGGGAGAAGAGATTTCTCTGGGCTGCACTTGACGTTGAGAGCAGGGAAGTTCTCGCAGTCTGGATTACAACAACCAGAAACTGGTGGATTGCTAGAGACTTCATTCTGGTTGTTTTGAAATCCTGCAAAGGACAGCCTGTTTTTCTGGTTGATGGTGGGAAGTGGTACAAGTCTGCTTTTAAATCCCTTGGACTGGATTTTGTTCACGTAACCTTCGGGCCGAGGAACTGTATTGAACGCTGGTTCAGGACTTTAAAAGAAAGAACAAAGCGTTTCTGGAATAATTTCAGGGCTAGAGACTGGAGGAGGGTTCACAGGTTTGTTTTTCTGTTTGCGTTCTGGTATAATTTTGTTAGGTTTCATTCTCGGTTTGGTTGTCCGCCTGGTGATGTGACTGAGTGGCTTCAAGAGGTGATGCCCCAGTTATCCTGA
- a CDS encoding DUF835 domain-containing protein, which yields MAYISYFKFLTETLLVIISTIWIYYILKHKHYTPLNQREHYPLLIGALLIWIGFITNLVNEFLPLLMELSQNAIIFSKIADDIFVFSGIATLTHYFYQRSKIEIKVQIKDGKNSPNLKPGGYIVSASKSFSIDYSKAVAITRNPEIYKNIGIPYIWISKVEGENAISPTNLPKLLHTMISLSKKHPGVTFIIDSVEYLALENGFESTFKFLISAKDHLMLNNSSLVLIIEDKAFKPNELALLKKEFKEIS from the coding sequence ATGGCATATATCTCATATTTTAAGTTTCTAACCGAAACACTTTTAGTTATCATTTCAACAATTTGGATATATTACATTCTCAAGCACAAACATTATACTCCCCTTAACCAAAGAGAGCACTATCCCCTTCTCATAGGGGCCCTTTTAATATGGATAGGCTTCATAACAAACCTCGTAAATGAGTTTCTACCTCTCCTAATGGAACTTTCTCAAAATGCCATAATTTTTTCAAAGATAGCGGATGACATATTTGTATTTTCAGGGATAGCAACTCTCACACATTATTTTTATCAGAGAAGCAAAATAGAAATAAAAGTTCAAATTAAAGATGGGAAAAATTCTCCAAACCTAAAGCCTGGTGGATATATAGTTAGTGCAAGCAAAAGCTTCAGCATAGATTATTCAAAGGCTGTAGCTATAACAAGAAATCCAGAAATTTACAAAAATATTGGAATACCCTACATATGGATATCTAAGGTTGAGGGAGAGAATGCTATCTCCCCAACAAATCTCCCCAAACTTCTCCATACGATGATATCCCTAAGCAAGAAACACCCAGGAGTTACGTTTATCATAGATTCGGTAGAATACTTAGCCCTAGAAAATGGTTTTGAAAGTACCTTTAAATTCCTAATCTCTGCAAAAGATCACTTGATGCTCAATAACTCTTCCTTAGTTTTGATCATAGAAGATAAAGCTTTCAAACCTAATGAACTTGCTCTGCTAAAAAAGGAATTTAAGGAAATTAGCTAG
- a CDS encoding methionine adenosyltransferase has product MARNIVVEEIVRTPVEMQQVELVERKGIGHPDSIADGIAEAVSRALCREYIRRYGVILHHNTDQVEVVGGRAYPRFGGGEVVKPIYILLSGRAVELVDQELFPVHEVAIKAAKNYLKNAIRHLDVENHVIIDSRIGQGSVDLVSVFNKARENPIPLANDTSFGVGYAPLSETERLVLETEKLLNSEKFKKEYPAVGEDIKVMGLRRGNEIDLTIAAAIVDSEVATPKEYLEVKDKIKEAVEELAKEITSRKVNIYVNTADDPERGIYYITVTGTSAEAGDDGSVGRGNRVNGLITPNRHMSMEAAAGKNPVSHVGKIYNILAMLIAEDIAKTLPVEEVYVRILSQIGKPIDQPLVASIQVIPKPGHSVKEFEKDAYSIADEWLANITKVQKMILEDKISVF; this is encoded by the coding sequence ATGGCGAGGAACATAGTTGTTGAGGAGATAGTTAGAACTCCAGTGGAGATGCAGCAGGTTGAACTTGTAGAGAGAAAGGGGATTGGTCATCCAGACAGCATAGCTGATGGAATCGCTGAAGCGGTTAGCAGAGCTCTATGTAGGGAGTATATTAGGAGGTATGGAGTAATTCTTCATCACAACACCGATCAAGTTGAGGTTGTCGGCGGTAGGGCGTATCCCAGGTTTGGTGGTGGAGAGGTTGTAAAGCCAATCTACATTTTACTTTCAGGTAGAGCAGTTGAGCTAGTTGATCAAGAACTCTTTCCAGTTCATGAAGTTGCCATTAAGGCTGCAAAGAACTATCTCAAGAATGCAATTAGACACTTAGACGTTGAAAACCATGTTATCATTGATTCAAGAATTGGGCAGGGTAGCGTTGATCTTGTAAGTGTATTTAACAAGGCAAGGGAAAACCCAATTCCATTGGCAAATGATACTTCATTTGGAGTTGGATACGCCCCATTGAGCGAGACAGAGAGATTAGTTCTTGAAACTGAGAAGTTGCTTAACAGCGAGAAGTTCAAGAAAGAATACCCAGCCGTTGGAGAGGACATTAAGGTAATGGGTCTAAGAAGAGGAAACGAGATCGATTTGACTATAGCAGCTGCCATTGTTGATAGTGAAGTGGCAACTCCCAAAGAATACCTGGAAGTAAAGGACAAGATAAAAGAGGCCGTAGAAGAATTAGCTAAAGAGATAACCTCGAGAAAAGTTAACATATACGTCAACACAGCTGACGATCCCGAGAGAGGGATATACTACATAACAGTTACTGGAACTAGTGCCGAGGCAGGAGATGACGGTTCGGTTGGAAGAGGAAACAGAGTTAATGGTCTTATAACCCCAAATAGGCACATGAGCATGGAAGCTGCTGCGGGTAAGAACCCCGTCAGCCACGTTGGAAAGATCTACAACATTCTCGCAATGCTAATTGCAGAGGACATAGCTAAGACACTTCCAGTGGAGGAAGTTTATGTGAGAATATTAAGTCAGATCGGAAAGCCAATTGACCAGCCATTAGTAGCTAGCATACAGGTAATTCCAAAGCCTGGACATAGCGTGAAGGAATTCGAAAAGGATGCGTATTCAATAGCTGACGAGTGGTTGGCAAATATAACAAAAGTTCAGAAGATGATTCTCGAGGACAAGATCTCTGTGTTCTAG
- a CDS encoding toprim domain-containing protein, producing the protein MTIVDVRILVEGASDVEVVSKALQGLALGSEYNITISSIIPTTNVEIAKSAAAGADLLIIATDADRVGRELAERLFTELSEMVGHIERMKLPLGHDLEHVDVELVRKELRNALVRAGLKTLQRIPEYMELRRDYLDLKGKYEEIEKEKEDLLQKIEELKAKLEEIEEEYARVKEENLELRELLKKRAKVYKLEEKWKEMFPGIKMPSIDIFSRAIETLGFAGKIIVGQGHVYAEDDHILEQLFKTVYLSLQLTQSIEREEENIEVIEGEEEKLEEEVEVIENEGENIEE; encoded by the coding sequence ATGACGATAGTTGATGTTAGGATTCTTGTTGAAGGAGCAAGTGACGTTGAAGTTGTTAGTAAAGCTTTACAAGGTTTAGCCCTGGGAAGTGAATATAACATAACCATTTCCTCCATAATTCCGACAACAAACGTAGAGATAGCAAAAAGTGCAGCCGCAGGGGCCGATTTGTTGATAATAGCAACCGACGCAGATAGAGTGGGCAGAGAACTTGCAGAAAGACTATTCACAGAGCTTAGTGAGATGGTAGGGCATATAGAGCGGATGAAACTCCCCCTAGGACATGACTTGGAGCATGTAGATGTTGAACTTGTCAGAAAGGAGTTAAGGAACGCATTAGTTAGGGCAGGTCTAAAAACACTCCAGAGAATTCCAGAATATATGGAGCTCAGAAGAGACTATCTCGACTTAAAAGGTAAATATGAAGAAATTGAAAAAGAAAAAGAAGACCTATTACAAAAAATCGAAGAACTTAAAGCAAAGCTTGAAGAGATAGAGGAAGAATATGCCAGGGTAAAAGAAGAAAATCTTGAATTAAGGGAGCTCCTCAAAAAAAGAGCCAAAGTTTACAAGCTAGAAGAGAAGTGGAAAGAAATGTTCCCAGGAATAAAGATGCCATCAATTGACATATTTAGCAGGGCAATAGAGACACTTGGATTTGCAGGAAAAATAATTGTGGGACAAGGTCATGTGTATGCTGAGGACGACCACATACTCGAACAACTTTTCAAAACAGTCTATCTAAGCCTACAGCTCACACAATCAATTGAAAGGGAGGAAGAGAACATTGAGGTAATTGAAGGGGAAGAAGAGAAGCTTGAAGAAGAAGTAGAGGTCATTGAGAATGAGGGAGAAAACATTGAGGAGTGA